The nucleotide sequence CCGACGCCAACGTGCTGATAACCGGAGAGAACGGCACCGGGAAAGAGGTGATTGCCCGGGAGATACATTTACGATCTAACCGCAGTAAAGAGCTGATGGTGACGGTGGACATGGGAGCCGTTCACGAACACCTGTTCGAAAGCGAGCTCTTCGGCCATAAAAAAGGGGCTTTTACCGATGCCCGGGACGACCGCACCGGAAAATTCGTATTGGCCAATCGCGGAACGCTTTTCCTCGATGAGATTGCAAACCTGCCCCTGCCTTCGCAGTCCAAACTGCTGGTCGCGCTGCAAAACCGGGCGATTGTTCCACTTGGCGCCAATCAGCCTGTCCCAATAGACATTCGCCTGATTACGGCCACCAATGCCAATCTCGACGCTTTGGTCGAAAAACAGTTGTTTCGTCAGGATTTGCTTTACCGCATCAATACCATCCGCATCGAGGTGCCGCCCTTGCGCGAACGGGGTGACGACATCGAGCTGCTGGCCGGCTTCTTCCTCAAACGGTTTGCGAAGAAATACCAAAAGCCAAACCTGCGGCTCAACCCGCAGATCATCCGAAAACTGATGAAGTACCCGTGGCCGGGAAACGTACGCGAACTCCAGCACACCATCGAAAAGGCGGTCATTCTTTGCGAAGGCGAAAATCTGTCTCCCGACGATTTCAACCTTCGCTGCCCGGTCGGCACCTCATCGGCTCCCCTTACGCTCGAAGCTTTGGAGCGGCAACTGATTGAAGCGGCCATGGATCGGCATAATGGAAATCTGTCGGCCGCAGCCTCCGAACTGGGCATTTCGCGTCAAACGCTTTACAATAAAATAAGCCGCTATGGACATTAAAGCATTCAACCTCAATATCGTCCTGCGCATCACTTTTGTGGCTCTGCTCGCGGCAGGATTAATCCTTTCCGTTTTTTACAAGCAGGTTTTTGCTGCGGTTATCTGCGCGCTGCTTCTGCTGTGGACGGTTTTCAGCCTGGTTTATTATATAAATGGAGTAAACCGCAAATTGGCCTATTTCTTCGATGCCATCCGAAACGAAGACTCCACGCTGAAGTTTCCCGAAACCATCCGCAATAAAGCCATCAACGACCTGCACCGGAGCCTCAATCGCATCAACAGCTACATCGCCGGTATAAAGCTAAAAAACGAAGAGAACGAGCGCTTCCTCAACGAACTGATGCAAAGTTCGGCCACGGGGCTGATGGCGATTGACGAGAAAGGCTATGTGGAACAGATTAATCAGGCGGCGCTGATGATCATCGGATTGCCACATCTGGTGCATATCGACCTGCTCCGTCAAAAAAACGAACCTCTGTTTAACGTTATCGTACAACTCTCTTCCGGAAAAACCCAAATCCTCAAACTCGCCGATAATAACGGGATCCGCCAGATTTCGATCAAAGCGGCGCAGTTGCGATTTGCCGAACGCCAATACCGCATATTTTCGATGACCGACATCCGCACAGAGCTGGAGGAAAACGAACTCGATACGTGGCAAAAACTCATCAGCGTGCTCACCCACGAGATGATGAACTCGCTGGCTCCCATCACCTCACTGAGCAATACGCTCGGCCGTTTTTTTATCCGCGAAGGGAAAACGGTCACTCCCGAAGGGCTCACTTCGAAGGATATTGAACAAACCATACACGGACTCTCTGTGATTGAAGAACGCGGCAAAGGGCTGCTGCATTTTGTGGATAATTACCGGAAACTGACCCGTATTCCACGTCCGGTTTTTACCCCGATAAATATTGATGGTTGGTTTCACCGTATGACCATGCTGATGAGGCCCCGGCTGGAAGATGGAAAGATTAACTTCAGCATTCAACGCGCCGAGCAGCTTGTCGATTTCCCCGGCGACGAGAAGCTTCTTTCGCAGGTACTTATAAACCTTTTCAACAATGCAATAGATGCCCTCGGCGAAACGTCGGATCGTCGAATTGTATTACATACCACCATTAATCCGCAGGGTAAATTCTGCATTCACCTTACGGATAACGGCCCGGGCATCAGTCCCGACAATCTTGATAAGATTTTCGTACCCTTCTTCACCACAAAAGAAAACGGGTCGGGCATAGGGCTGAGCCTTTCGC is from Parabacteroides sp. FAFU027 and encodes:
- a CDS encoding sigma-54-dependent transcriptional regulator produces the protein MNPGKILVVDDNKSALSALNMLLQFEFKTVVTLSSPNQIVAEMQKTDFDIVLLDMNFKSGINTGNEGIYWLDNIKKAYPDVEVIMITAYGEVELAVKAIKHGATDFILKPWENEKLLATLHSAMRLRSSGKEIATLKQREQSLKNELNPEPCELLCSSPVMQQVLRTIDKVARTDANVLITGENGTGKEVIAREIHLRSNRSKELMVTVDMGAVHEHLFESELFGHKKGAFTDARDDRTGKFVLANRGTLFLDEIANLPLPSQSKLLVALQNRAIVPLGANQPVPIDIRLITATNANLDALVEKQLFRQDLLYRINTIRIEVPPLRERGDDIELLAGFFLKRFAKKYQKPNLRLNPQIIRKLMKYPWPGNVRELQHTIEKAVILCEGENLSPDDFNLRCPVGTSSAPLTLEALERQLIEAAMDRHNGNLSAAASELGISRQTLYNKISRYGH
- a CDS encoding sensor histidine kinase, with the translated sequence MDIKAFNLNIVLRITFVALLAAGLILSVFYKQVFAAVICALLLLWTVFSLVYYINGVNRKLAYFFDAIRNEDSTLKFPETIRNKAINDLHRSLNRINSYIAGIKLKNEENERFLNELMQSSATGLMAIDEKGYVEQINQAALMIIGLPHLVHIDLLRQKNEPLFNVIVQLSSGKTQILKLADNNGIRQISIKAAQLRFAERQYRIFSMTDIRTELEENELDTWQKLISVLTHEMMNSLAPITSLSNTLGRFFIREGKTVTPEGLTSKDIEQTIHGLSVIEERGKGLLHFVDNYRKLTRIPRPVFTPINIDGWFHRMTMLMRPRLEDGKINFSIQRAEQLVDFPGDEKLLSQVLINLFNNAIDALGETSDRRIVLHTTINPQGKFCIHLTDNGPGISPDNLDKIFVPFFTTKENGSGIGLSLSRQVMHLHGGFITAHSTSDKTTFTLTF